From a region of the Salvelinus namaycush isolate Seneca chromosome 40, SaNama_1.0, whole genome shotgun sequence genome:
- the LOC120033615 gene encoding ADP-ribosylation factor-like protein 11 — protein sequence MGLLLSKRDIKRTPTVVLMGLGSSGKSTLLFRLKTGLVMDTSPTVGFNVVTLDLNKKTALTVWDVGGQGEMRANWRYYLEGCKAMVFVVDSSDRASIGDAQKALKNVLSDDNMKGIPLMVLANKKDLPNTMNIREVSNQLELPSYKDRAWQIQACSGLKGMGLQQAFLSVAKLIKKS from the exons ATGGGGCTGCTTCTATCCAAGAGGGACATCAAGAGGACTCCCACTGTTGTTCTGATGGGCCTGGGCTCATCTGGGAAGTCCACCCTGCTCTTCAGGCTCAAGACAGGGTTGGTGATGGATACTTCCCCCACCGTGGGCTTCAACGTGGTGACCCTGGATCTGAACAAGAAAACGGCCTTGACCGTGTGGGATGTGGGAGGACAGGGCGAGATGAGGGCCAACTGGAG GTACTACCTGGAGGGCTGTAAGGCTATGGTGTTCGTGGTGGACAGTAGTGACCGGGCCAGTATAGGGGACGCTCAGAAGGCTCTGAAGAATGTCCTGTCAGACGACAACATGAAGGGAATACCTCTGATGGTGCTGGCTAACAAGAAGGACCTCCCCAACACCATGAACATCAGAGAGGTGTCCAACCAGCTGGAGCTGCCCAGCTACAAAGACCGAGCCTGGCAGATCCAGGCATGCAGCGGCCTGAAGGGAATGGGGCTCCAGCAAGCCTTCCTCTCTGTGGCCAAACTCATCAAGAAGAGCTGA
- the LOC120033611 gene encoding importin subunit alpha-4-like isoform X2, which produces MAENADLDNHRIKSFKNKGRDVETMRRHRNEVTVELRKNKRDEHLLKKRNVPQEESLEDSDIDSDFKGQNVTLEAILQNAVSDNGLIQLSAVQAARKLLSSDRNPPIDDLIKSGILPILVKCLERDDNPSLQFEAAWALTNIASGTSQQTQAVVKSNAVPLFLRLLQSPHQNVCEQAVWALGNIIGDGPQCRDYVISLGVVKPLLSFINPSIPITFLRNVTWVIVNLCRNKDPPPPMETVQEILPALCVLIYHTDINILVDTVWALSYLTDGGNEQIQMVIDSGVVPFLVPLLSHQEVKVQTAALRAVGNIVTGTDEQTQVVLNCDVLSHFPNLLTHPKEKINKEAVWFLSNITAGNQQQVQAVIDAGLLPMIIHQLAKGDFGTQKEAAWAISNLTISGRKDQVEYLVQQNVVPPFCSLLSVKDSQVVQVVLDGLKNVLIMAGDEASTIAEIIEECGGLEKIENLQQHENEDIYKLAFEIIDQYFSGDDIDEDPSLIPEATQGGTFNFDPATNLQAKEFKF; this is translated from the exons ACTATGCGAAGACATCGCAATGAAGTGACAGTGGAGCTGAGAAAG AACAAACGAGATGAGCACCTTCTGAAGAAGAGGAACGTTCCACAGGAGGAGAGCCTGGAAGACTCAGACATAGACTCTGACTTCAAAGGG CAAAATGTAACACTGGAAGCCATCTTACAG AATGCTGTCAGTGACAATGGACTCATCCAGCTCAGTGCCGTGCAGGCAGCCAGAAAACTCCTGTCCAGTGACAGAAACCCCCCCATCGACGACTTGATTAAGTCCGGCATCCTGCCCATCCTGGTCAAATGCCTGGAGAGGGACGACAA tCCCTCTCTCCAGTTTGAGGCTGCCTGGGCATTGACCAACATAGCATCAGGGACGTCACAACAGACTCAAGCTGTGGTCAAATCTA ATGCTGTGCCTCTATTCCTGCGGCTGCTACAATCTCCTCACCAGAACGTATGTGAACAGGCCGTGTGGGCGCTAGGCAACATCATCG GCGATGGACCGCAGTGCAGGGATTACGTAATCTCCCTGGGCGTGGTCAAGCCCCTGCTGTCCTTCATTAACCCCTCCATCCCCATCACCTTCCTCCGCAACGTCACCTGGGTCATCGTCAACCTCTGCCGCAACAAGGACCCACCACCCCCCATGGAGACAGTACAGgag aTTCTACCTGCTCTATGTGTATTGATATACCACACTGATATAAAT ATCCTAGTGGATACAGTGTGGGCCTTGTCCTATCTCACAGACGGAGGGAACGAACAGATCCAGATGGTCATCGACTCGGGGGTCGTCCCCTTCCTCGTCCCCCTGCTCAGCCACCAAGAGGTCAAAGTTCAG ACTGCAGCTCTGAGGGCAGTGGGGAACATTGTGACGGGGACAGACGAGCAGACGCAGGTGGTGCTCAATTGTGACGTCCTCTCGCACTTCCCCAACCTGCTCACACACCCCAAGGAGAAGATCAACAAG GAGGCGGTGTGGTTCCTGTCCAACATCACAGCAGGCAACCAGCAGCAGGTGCAGGCCGTCATCGACGCTGGCCTGCTGCCCATGATCATCCACCAGCTGGCTAAG GGAGACTTTGGCACACAGAAGGAGGCAGCCTGGGCCATCAGCAACTTGACAATAAGTGGAAGAAAAGATCAG GTGGAGTACCTGGTGCAGCAGAATGTGGTTCCTCCGTTCTGCAGCCTGCTGTCTGTGAAGGACTCCCAGGTGGTTCAGGTGGTCCTAGACGGCCTCAAGAACGTCCTCATCATGGCCGGGGACGAGGCCAGCACCATCGCTGAGATCATAGAGGAGTGtggag GTCTAGAGAAGATCGAGAACCTTCAGCAGCATGAAAATGAGGACATCTACAAACTAGCCTTCGAGATCATCGACCAGTACTTCTCAGGAGACGAT ATTGACGAGGATCCCAGCTTGATCCCCGAAGCCACTCAGGGCGGAACCTTCAACTTTGACCCCGCCACCAACCTGCAAGCAAAAGAGTTCAAGTTTTAA
- the LOC120033611 gene encoding importin subunit alpha-4-like isoform X1: MAENADLDNHRIKSFKNKGRDVETMRRHRNEVTVELRKNKRDEHLLKKRNVPQEESLEDSDIDSDFKGQNVTLEAILQNAVSDNGLIQLSAVQAARKLLSSDRNPPIDDLIKSGILPILVKCLERDDNPSLQFEAAWALTNIASGTSQQTQAVVKSSPDAVPLFLRLLQSPHQNVCEQAVWALGNIIGDGPQCRDYVISLGVVKPLLSFINPSIPITFLRNVTWVIVNLCRNKDPPPPMETVQEILPALCVLIYHTDINILVDTVWALSYLTDGGNEQIQMVIDSGVVPFLVPLLSHQEVKVQTAALRAVGNIVTGTDEQTQVVLNCDVLSHFPNLLTHPKEKINKEAVWFLSNITAGNQQQVQAVIDAGLLPMIIHQLAKGDFGTQKEAAWAISNLTISGRKDQVEYLVQQNVVPPFCSLLSVKDSQVVQVVLDGLKNVLIMAGDEASTIAEIIEECGGLEKIENLQQHENEDIYKLAFEIIDQYFSGDDIDEDPSLIPEATQGGTFNFDPATNLQAKEFKF; the protein is encoded by the exons ACTATGCGAAGACATCGCAATGAAGTGACAGTGGAGCTGAGAAAG AACAAACGAGATGAGCACCTTCTGAAGAAGAGGAACGTTCCACAGGAGGAGAGCCTGGAAGACTCAGACATAGACTCTGACTTCAAAGGG CAAAATGTAACACTGGAAGCCATCTTACAG AATGCTGTCAGTGACAATGGACTCATCCAGCTCAGTGCCGTGCAGGCAGCCAGAAAACTCCTGTCCAGTGACAGAAACCCCCCCATCGACGACTTGATTAAGTCCGGCATCCTGCCCATCCTGGTCAAATGCCTGGAGAGGGACGACAA tCCCTCTCTCCAGTTTGAGGCTGCCTGGGCATTGACCAACATAGCATCAGGGACGTCACAACAGACTCAAGCTGTGGTCAAATCTA GTCCAGATGCTGTGCCTCTATTCCTGCGGCTGCTACAATCTCCTCACCAGAACGTATGTGAACAGGCCGTGTGGGCGCTAGGCAACATCATCG GCGATGGACCGCAGTGCAGGGATTACGTAATCTCCCTGGGCGTGGTCAAGCCCCTGCTGTCCTTCATTAACCCCTCCATCCCCATCACCTTCCTCCGCAACGTCACCTGGGTCATCGTCAACCTCTGCCGCAACAAGGACCCACCACCCCCCATGGAGACAGTACAGgag aTTCTACCTGCTCTATGTGTATTGATATACCACACTGATATAAAT ATCCTAGTGGATACAGTGTGGGCCTTGTCCTATCTCACAGACGGAGGGAACGAACAGATCCAGATGGTCATCGACTCGGGGGTCGTCCCCTTCCTCGTCCCCCTGCTCAGCCACCAAGAGGTCAAAGTTCAG ACTGCAGCTCTGAGGGCAGTGGGGAACATTGTGACGGGGACAGACGAGCAGACGCAGGTGGTGCTCAATTGTGACGTCCTCTCGCACTTCCCCAACCTGCTCACACACCCCAAGGAGAAGATCAACAAG GAGGCGGTGTGGTTCCTGTCCAACATCACAGCAGGCAACCAGCAGCAGGTGCAGGCCGTCATCGACGCTGGCCTGCTGCCCATGATCATCCACCAGCTGGCTAAG GGAGACTTTGGCACACAGAAGGAGGCAGCCTGGGCCATCAGCAACTTGACAATAAGTGGAAGAAAAGATCAG GTGGAGTACCTGGTGCAGCAGAATGTGGTTCCTCCGTTCTGCAGCCTGCTGTCTGTGAAGGACTCCCAGGTGGTTCAGGTGGTCCTAGACGGCCTCAAGAACGTCCTCATCATGGCCGGGGACGAGGCCAGCACCATCGCTGAGATCATAGAGGAGTGtggag GTCTAGAGAAGATCGAGAACCTTCAGCAGCATGAAAATGAGGACATCTACAAACTAGCCTTCGAGATCATCGACCAGTACTTCTCAGGAGACGAT ATTGACGAGGATCCCAGCTTGATCCCCGAAGCCACTCAGGGCGGAACCTTCAACTTTGACCCCGCCACCAACCTGCAAGCAAAAGAGTTCAAGTTTTAA
- the LOC120033614 gene encoding emopamil-binding protein-like, which produces MVSAAFKETQSLFTPVTVYSLLACSAQFVVGYILAHIWGRKCSGTDRWVLVWLFYDAIVHITLEGPFVYMSLVGTVATSDNIFAELWKEYGKADERWLHSDPTIVSLELLTVVLDGILALVLVYAIVKDKHYRHFVQITLCVCELYGGWMTFCPDWLAGSPNLNTDHWLYLWIYLVFFNGVWVVVPGLLLWQSWLSLKRLHPSYQAPKKQK; this is translated from the exons ATGGTATCGGCGGCGTTTAAAGAAACCCAATCTCTCTTTACTCCCGTGACGGTTTATTCTCTGTTGGCCTGCTCCGCTCAGTTCGTCGTGGGATACATCCTCGCGCATATATGGGGAAGAAAATGCTCTGGAACTGATAGATGGGTGCTCGTGTGGCTTTTCTACGACGCAATTGTTCACATTACCTTG GAAGGACCCTTTGTTTACATGTCACTTGTTGGAACCGTGGCAACTTCAGACAATATTTTTGCTGAACTTT GGAAGGAGTATGGAAAGGCAGATGAGCGCTGGCTCCACTCTGACCCCACCATCGTCTCCTTGGAGCTGCTGACGGTGGTCCTGGATGGCATCCTGGCGCTGGTGCTTGTCTATGCCATCGTCAAGGACAAACACTACAG GCACTTTGTCCAGatcacgttgtgtgtgtgtgagttgtacGGAGGCTGGATGACCTTCTGTCCAGACTGGCTGGCAGGCAGCCCCAACCTCAACACAGACCACTGGCTCTACTTATGGATCTACCTGGTCTTCTTCAATGGGGTGTGGGTGGTGGTGCCTGGACTGCTGCTGTGGCAATCATGGTTGTCACTCAAACGACTTCACCCCTCCTACCAAGCCCCAAAGAAGCAGAAATAG